In one window of Qipengyuania gaetbuli DNA:
- a CDS encoding YdeI/OmpD-associated family protein, giving the protein MLDGDAALSGKWQALTPLARNEWICWTISAKQEATRQKRRTRLREEVLDGKKRPCCWPGCPHRRESARKWVDA; this is encoded by the coding sequence ATGCTCGATGGCGATGCAGCGCTTTCGGGCAAATGGCAGGCCCTGACCCCGCTCGCGCGGAACGAGTGGATCTGCTGGACCATCTCCGCCAAGCAGGAGGCCACAAGGCAAAAGCGCCGCACGCGCCTTCGCGAGGAAGTGCTCGACGGCAAGAAGCGCCCCTGCTGCTGGCCGGGGTGCCCCCACCGCCGCGAATCCGCGCGCAAGTGGGTCGATGCATGA
- the hemA gene encoding 5-aminolevulinate synthase: MNYDQIFDEAIDRLHSEGRYRVFIDILRNKGAFPNARCFHGHNGPKPITVWCSNDYLAMGQHPKVIEAMEEALHDVGAGSGGTRNIGGNTHLHIQLERELADLHGKDGALLFTSGYVSNDATLSTLAKLLPGCVIFSDELNHASMIAGIRNSGCEKRVFRHNDLAHLEELLEAEHPDTPKLIAFESVYSMDGDVAPIHAICDLAEKYNALTYIDEVHAVGMYGARGGGITERDEAAHRVDIIEGTLGKAFGVMGGYIAADTRVIDCIRSYAPGFIFTTSLSPVLVAGVLAAVRHLKGSSVERDAQQAAAAYLKAKMREAGLPVMDSVTHIVPLMVGDPVRAKKISDILLAEYGVYVQPINFPTVPRGTERLRFTPGPAHTEAMMDELVGALVEIWDRMELELRKAA, from the coding sequence GTGAATTACGACCAGATCTTCGACGAAGCGATCGACCGCCTTCATTCGGAAGGCCGCTACCGCGTGTTCATCGACATCCTGCGCAACAAGGGGGCCTTCCCCAACGCGCGTTGCTTCCACGGTCACAACGGTCCCAAGCCGATCACCGTGTGGTGTTCGAACGACTATCTCGCCATGGGCCAGCACCCCAAGGTGATCGAGGCGATGGAAGAGGCGCTGCACGACGTGGGCGCAGGTTCGGGCGGCACCCGCAATATCGGCGGCAACACGCACCTTCACATCCAGCTGGAACGCGAACTGGCCGATCTGCACGGCAAGGATGGTGCCCTGCTCTTCACCAGCGGCTACGTCTCCAACGACGCGACGCTGTCGACGCTTGCCAAGCTGCTGCCCGGCTGCGTGATCTTTTCCGACGAGTTGAACCACGCCAGCATGATCGCCGGCATCCGCAATTCGGGCTGCGAGAAGCGCGTCTTCCGCCACAACGACCTCGCCCACCTCGAGGAACTGCTCGAGGCGGAACATCCCGACACGCCCAAGCTGATCGCCTTCGAAAGCGTTTATTCGATGGACGGCGACGTGGCCCCGATCCACGCGATCTGCGACCTCGCTGAAAAGTACAACGCGCTGACCTACATCGACGAAGTCCACGCGGTCGGCATGTACGGCGCACGCGGCGGCGGCATTACCGAACGCGACGAAGCGGCGCACCGTGTAGACATCATCGAAGGCACGCTGGGCAAGGCATTCGGCGTGATGGGCGGCTATATCGCTGCCGATACGCGCGTGATCGACTGCATCCGTTCCTATGCGCCCGGCTTCATCTTCACGACCTCGCTCAGCCCCGTGCTGGTCGCAGGCGTGCTGGCCGCCGTTCGCCACCTCAAAGGATCGAGCGTCGAGCGCGACGCCCAGCAGGCTGCCGCAGCCTATCTGAAAGCGAAGATGCGCGAGGCCGGCCTGCCGGTCATGGACAGCGTCACCCACATCGTCCCGCTGATGGTGGGCGATCCGGTGCGCGCCAAGAAGATCAGCGACATCCTGCTCGCCGAATACGGCGTCTATGTGCAGCCGATCAACTTCCCCACCGTCCCGCGCGGTACGGAACGTTTGCGCTTCACGCCCGGCCCTGCCCATACCGAAGCCATGATGGACGAGCTGGTGGGCGCGCTGGTCGAAATCTGGGACCGCATGGAACTGGAACTGCGTAAGGCCGCGTGA
- the murI gene encoding glutamate racemase, with the protein MDASSPILLFDSGVGGLTVLAEMRKLLPDAPVIYAADMAGLPYGAKSEAEVAARVAGLLGRMAERYQPRLICIACNTASTIALGMVREVLETPIVGTVPAIKPAAAVTKTGTIGLLGTQATVRQRYVDDLEREFASDKVLLRYGANDLVALGEAKLRGETISVDDVARAASGLVLQPGGENMDTVVLACTHFPLLEPELREAFGQDVTFVHGAAGIARRIAHLVEGQPFTRAEPGLAVTTGDLADFERLASTFAQHGIERLERF; encoded by the coding sequence TTGGACGCTTCTTCCCCGATCCTGCTGTTCGATTCCGGCGTAGGCGGGCTCACCGTCCTTGCCGAAATGCGCAAGCTGCTGCCCGATGCGCCGGTCATCTACGCCGCCGACATGGCCGGCCTGCCCTATGGCGCGAAAAGCGAGGCGGAGGTCGCCGCGCGGGTCGCCGGGCTTCTGGGGCGCATGGCGGAACGCTACCAGCCGCGCCTCATCTGCATCGCCTGCAACACCGCCAGCACGATTGCGCTCGGCATGGTCCGCGAGGTGCTGGAAACGCCCATCGTCGGCACCGTTCCCGCGATCAAGCCCGCCGCAGCGGTTACGAAGACCGGCACGATCGGCCTGCTCGGCACGCAAGCGACTGTGCGCCAGCGCTATGTCGACGATCTCGAGCGGGAATTTGCCAGCGACAAGGTGCTGCTGCGCTACGGCGCGAACGACCTCGTGGCGCTGGGCGAGGCGAAGCTTCGCGGCGAGACGATCAGCGTGGACGATGTCGCGCGCGCCGCGTCCGGCCTCGTCCTCCAGCCGGGCGGCGAGAACATGGACACGGTGGTACTCGCCTGCACCCACTTCCCGCTTCTGGAGCCGGAACTGCGCGAGGCGTTCGGGCAGGACGTGACCTTCGTCCACGGCGCCGCAGGTATCGCGCGCCGGATCGCGCATCTCGTCGAAGGGCAGCCCTTCACCCGCGCCGAGCCGGGCCTTGCCGTGACCACCGGCGATCTGGCCGATTTCGAGCGGCTCGCCTCCACCTTCGCCCAGCACGGTATCGAGCGCCTCGAACGCTTCTAA
- the plsY gene encoding glycerol-3-phosphate 1-O-acyltransferase PlsY: MPTELTINVLWAALLGYGFGSIPFGLILAKLAGKGDIRTIGSGNIGATNVLRTGSKGLAAATLLLDLAKGFVPVWLAGMWFWQDMGWTALFAVIGHAFPVWLGFKGGKGVATNAGVSFALAWPIGLAYAVVWIGMLAITRISSLAGMSAVVAAAVAAFALGVPTFAKVLAVIAVLVIWLHRENIRRLVAGTEPKVGSKG; this comes from the coding sequence GTGCCGACCGAACTCACCATCAATGTCCTCTGGGCCGCCCTGTTGGGCTACGGCTTCGGTTCCATCCCCTTCGGCCTGATCCTGGCCAAGCTGGCGGGCAAGGGCGATATCCGGACCATCGGCAGCGGCAATATCGGCGCCACGAACGTCCTGCGCACCGGCAGCAAGGGGCTGGCTGCGGCAACGCTGCTGCTCGACCTCGCCAAGGGTTTCGTCCCCGTCTGGCTGGCGGGAATGTGGTTCTGGCAGGACATGGGCTGGACCGCGCTGTTCGCGGTGATCGGCCATGCCTTTCCCGTCTGGCTGGGCTTCAAGGGCGGCAAGGGCGTGGCGACCAACGCGGGCGTCAGCTTCGCGCTCGCCTGGCCGATCGGGCTGGCCTACGCCGTGGTCTGGATCGGCATGCTTGCGATCACTCGCATCAGCTCGCTTGCCGGGATGAGCGCGGTGGTCGCCGCTGCCGTCGCCGCCTTTGCGCTCGGCGTTCCCACCTTCGCCAAGGTGCTGGCGGTGATCGCCGTGCTGGTCATCTGGCTGCATCGCGAGAACATCCGGCGCCTCGTCGCAGGGACCGAGCCCAAGGTCGGCTCCAAGGGGTGA
- the dprA gene encoding DNA-processing protein DprA, producing MNELARPPAASLTQEEAFARIRLLRSPNIGPVSYAMLLARFGTAVAALDALPDLGKRGGRQYRAAPADRIEREVDAVRRAGAKYLFHDQPDFPALLAEVDGAPPILTYRGDLSLASAPCVALVGARNASAAAVKLAREFGKGLAEAGFTVVSGLARGIDGAAHEGAFPRTIGVIASGIDIAYPPQHEALQERIASEGLLIAEQPPGTEPRGSHFPSRNRIIAGLASGTLVVEAAVKSGSLITARLAGEAGREVMAIPGSPLEARSHGCNHLIREGAVLVQSPEDVVELLTGFDGTPRSTFREPVSQFDFEPGEMAEAQPADIAALLTTAPVAIDELIRQSGESAAAVQLALLELEIAGRLERHAAGRVSLA from the coding sequence GTGAACGAACTCGCCCGGCCGCCAGCGGCATCGCTCACGCAGGAAGAGGCTTTCGCGCGCATCCGGCTGCTGCGCTCGCCCAATATCGGTCCGGTCAGTTATGCCATGTTGCTGGCGCGGTTCGGCACGGCCGTCGCCGCGCTCGATGCCCTGCCGGACCTCGGCAAGCGCGGGGGGCGCCAGTACCGCGCCGCGCCCGCAGACCGGATCGAGCGCGAGGTCGATGCCGTCAGGCGGGCAGGGGCCAAGTACCTCTTCCACGACCAGCCCGATTTTCCTGCGCTGCTGGCCGAGGTGGACGGTGCGCCGCCGATCCTGACCTATCGCGGCGACCTGTCGCTGGCCTCTGCACCCTGCGTTGCCCTGGTCGGCGCGCGCAACGCCAGCGCGGCTGCGGTGAAGCTGGCCCGCGAATTCGGGAAGGGCCTTGCCGAGGCAGGCTTCACCGTTGTTTCCGGCCTTGCCCGGGGCATAGACGGCGCGGCGCACGAGGGAGCCTTCCCGCGCACCATCGGGGTCATCGCCAGCGGTATCGACATCGCCTATCCGCCGCAGCACGAGGCCTTGCAGGAGCGGATCGCGAGCGAGGGCCTGCTGATCGCGGAACAGCCCCCCGGCACCGAACCGCGCGGCAGCCACTTCCCCAGCCGCAACCGCATCATTGCAGGGTTGGCCAGCGGCACGCTAGTGGTCGAGGCGGCGGTCAAGTCCGGCAGCCTGATCACGGCGCGGCTGGCGGGCGAGGCGGGGCGCGAGGTCATGGCAATCCCCGGCTCCCCGCTCGAAGCGCGCAGCCACGGCTGCAATCACCTGATCCGCGAAGGCGCGGTGCTGGTGCAGTCGCCAGAGGACGTGGTGGAACTGCTCACGGGCTTCGACGGCACCCCGCGCTCGACCTTCCGCGAGCCGGTGTCGCAATTCGATTTCGAACCGGGCGAAATGGCCGAGGCGCAGCCGGCAGACATCGCCGCGCTGCTGACGACCGCGCCGGTCGCTATCGATGAACTCATCCGCCAGTCAGGCGAAAGTGCGGCGGCAGTGCAATTGGCGCTGTTGGAACTGGAGATTGCCGGTCGGCTGGAGCGGCATGCGGCAGGCCGGGTGAGTTTGGCCTGA
- the topA gene encoding type I DNA topoisomerase: MQLVIVESPAKAKTIEKYLGKDFKVLASYGHVRDLPPKDGSVRPDEDFAMDWELYRDKQSRFKEIADNAKKADRLILATDPDREGEAISWHVRELLAKRKALPKEVDRVTFNAITKQAVTDAMKAPRELDQPLIDAYLARRALDYLYGFTLSPVLWRRLPGAKSAGRVQSVALRIIVDREIEIEHFKADEYWSVIAKLEQDGTQFDARLVKVDGQKLDKLTLGNEGSAKAAKKAVEDARFTVEDIETKPLKRNPAPPFTTSTLQQEAARKLGFSASHTMRLAQSLYEAGAITYMRTDGVQMDGSAINACRKAIADRYDAYYLPDKPRFYSTKAKNAQEAHEAIRPTDFNRDRAGSGDEGKLYDLIFKRAMASQMAAAQLERTTITLRDGTGKHELRATGQVVKFPGYFAVYQEGFDDKDDDEDGLLPVVNKGDAPAKKAVEANQHFTQPPPRYSEASLVKKLEELGIGRPSTYASTIQTIRDRNYVRMEKNRFFAEESGRLLTAFLERFFPQYVAFDYTAGLEEELDTVSDGREDWKQLLEAFWRDFKPKTEEVMDKKPSEVTEVLDDFLADYLFPERADGKDPRHCPLCETEGRDGGRLALRGGRYGAFVACANYPECKFTRQFAKPGSEGEDGGQDAVLGEDPETGLPVERKTGRFGPYVQLGEGKDAKRASIPKDLDDFDLEWALKLLALPRIVGAHPETGKEIEANIGRYGPYLRHDGKYGKLTSTREVFEVGMNRAVAILSEAANRKGGARGKAEPIKTLGAHPTSGGEIKVMPGRYGPYVTDGTTNATIPKDVKPEDVTEEQAIALIDARAAKGPAKKKGRKKAAPKKKAAPKKKASAKD, from the coding sequence ATGCAACTGGTCATCGTAGAATCGCCGGCCAAGGCGAAAACCATCGAGAAATACCTCGGCAAGGATTTCAAGGTCCTCGCCTCCTACGGCCATGTCCGCGACCTGCCGCCCAAGGATGGCAGCGTGCGTCCGGACGAGGATTTCGCGATGGACTGGGAACTCTACCGGGACAAGCAGAGCCGGTTCAAGGAAATCGCCGACAACGCCAAGAAGGCGGATCGCCTGATCCTCGCCACCGACCCCGATCGCGAGGGGGAGGCGATTTCGTGGCACGTTCGCGAACTGCTGGCCAAGCGCAAGGCGCTGCCCAAGGAAGTCGACCGCGTGACTTTCAACGCCATCACCAAGCAGGCGGTGACCGATGCGATGAAGGCCCCGCGCGAGCTCGACCAGCCGCTGATCGACGCATATCTCGCCCGCCGCGCGCTGGATTATCTCTACGGTTTCACACTTTCGCCGGTCCTCTGGCGCCGCCTTCCCGGCGCGAAGAGCGCGGGCCGCGTGCAGTCGGTGGCGCTGCGCATCATCGTCGACCGCGAGATCGAGATCGAGCACTTCAAGGCCGACGAATACTGGTCAGTCATCGCCAAGCTGGAGCAGGACGGGACGCAGTTCGACGCCCGGCTGGTCAAGGTCGACGGGCAGAAACTCGACAAGCTGACTCTCGGTAACGAAGGCAGCGCCAAGGCCGCCAAGAAGGCGGTCGAGGATGCGCGCTTCACGGTCGAGGATATCGAAACGAAGCCGCTGAAGCGCAATCCCGCGCCACCGTTCACCACCTCGACGCTGCAGCAGGAAGCCGCCCGCAAGCTGGGCTTTTCGGCCAGCCACACGATGCGCCTCGCCCAGTCGCTCTACGAGGCGGGTGCCATCACCTACATGCGTACCGACGGCGTGCAGATGGACGGCAGCGCCATCAATGCCTGCCGCAAGGCCATCGCCGATCGCTACGATGCCTATTACCTGCCCGACAAGCCGCGGTTCTATTCGACCAAGGCCAAGAATGCGCAGGAAGCCCACGAAGCGATCCGTCCCACCGATTTCAACCGCGACCGCGCGGGCTCGGGAGACGAGGGCAAGCTTTACGACCTGATCTTCAAGCGCGCGATGGCGAGCCAGATGGCCGCCGCGCAGCTCGAACGCACCACCATCACCCTGCGTGATGGAACCGGCAAGCACGAGCTTCGCGCGACCGGCCAGGTGGTGAAGTTCCCGGGCTATTTCGCAGTCTACCAGGAAGGCTTCGACGACAAGGACGACGACGAAGACGGCCTGCTGCCGGTAGTGAACAAGGGCGATGCCCCGGCCAAGAAGGCGGTCGAGGCGAACCAGCATTTCACCCAGCCGCCGCCCCGCTATTCCGAGGCGAGCCTGGTCAAGAAGCTGGAAGAGCTCGGTATCGGGCGTCCGTCGACCTATGCCAGCACTATCCAGACCATCCGCGACCGCAATTACGTCAGGATGGAGAAAAACCGTTTCTTTGCAGAGGAATCGGGCCGACTCCTGACAGCATTTCTGGAACGTTTCTTCCCGCAATATGTCGCGTTCGATTATACGGCCGGGCTCGAGGAAGAGCTCGATACGGTGTCCGACGGGCGCGAGGACTGGAAGCAGCTGCTCGAGGCCTTCTGGCGCGATTTCAAGCCCAAGACCGAAGAGGTCATGGACAAGAAGCCGTCTGAAGTGACCGAGGTGCTCGACGACTTCCTCGCCGACTACCTTTTCCCCGAACGCGCCGACGGCAAGGACCCGCGCCATTGCCCGCTCTGTGAAACCGAGGGGCGCGATGGCGGCAGGCTAGCCCTGCGCGGTGGTCGTTATGGCGCTTTCGTCGCCTGTGCCAACTATCCCGAGTGCAAGTTCACCCGCCAGTTCGCCAAGCCCGGTAGCGAGGGTGAAGACGGCGGCCAGGACGCGGTGCTGGGCGAAGATCCGGAAACCGGCCTTCCGGTCGAACGCAAGACCGGCCGCTTCGGGCCGTACGTCCAGCTTGGCGAGGGCAAGGACGCCAAGCGGGCGAGCATTCCCAAGGACCTCGACGATTTCGATCTGGAGTGGGCACTCAAGCTGCTCGCCCTGCCGCGCATCGTCGGTGCGCATCCGGAAACCGGCAAGGAAATCGAAGCGAATATAGGGCGTTACGGGCCATATCTTCGTCATGATGGAAAATACGGAAAGCTGACCTCGACCCGCGAAGTGTTCGAAGTCGGCATGAACCGTGCTGTGGCGATCCTGTCCGAGGCGGCTAACCGAAAAGGCGGCGCACGCGGCAAGGCGGAACCGATCAAGACGCTGGGCGCGCACCCGACCAGCGGCGGCGAGATCAAGGTCATGCCGGGCCGCTATGGCCCCTATGTCACCGACGGTACGACCAACGCGACGATCCCCAAGGACGTGAAGCCCGAGGACGTGACCGAGGAACAGGCCATCGCGCTGATCGATGCCCGCGCAGCCAAGGGACCGGCCAAGAAGAAGGGGCGCAAAAAAGCCGCCCCGAAGAAGAAGGCAGCGCCCAAGAAAAAGGCCTCGGCGAAGGACTAG
- a CDS encoding phospholipase D family protein: MGKESREPGKGRSRLASIAIVLVSIITALAVLGLVLKLANPLPSRDLFPADAAVTTTDSVLAERLAGHAATQPGKSGVMLLGTGLDAFAMRAAMVRKSERTIDAQYYIWEDDLSGSMLLAEIVRAADRGVRVRLLIDDNPTAGLDPMWAAVVTHPRIDVRIFNPMTIRKPRGINYLFDFPRLNRRMHNKSLTVDDAITVVGGRNVGDVYFGAASERLFIDLDAFAIGSVVPQVAAEFQRYWASEASYPAELILDGVEDRMIENWRNPRHADSDLASAYAAAATDAFASLERTMRDGGFTWAEIELLADDPRKAAGPIPEEDLLAAHLAPIIADAQTRFDLLSGYFVPAERGTDMLADLARRGVETRIVTNSIGVTDVPIVNAGYIPNRKPLVDAGVELYEARPHGDDARLEMKALGTSRFSGGGESLHAKTFAIDGKRLFVGSFNFDPRSALLNCEMGFVIDAPELASEMVARLDQRLPANAYRVSADEDGGLTWTVSDRDPPKVHTTEPGTSAFSRFVVRGLSKLPIAWLL; the protein is encoded by the coding sequence ATGGGCAAGGAAAGCCGCGAACCGGGGAAAGGCAGGTCCAGGCTGGCCAGTATCGCGATAGTCCTCGTCTCGATAATCACTGCCCTGGCGGTGCTCGGGCTGGTCCTGAAACTCGCCAATCCGCTGCCATCGCGTGACCTGTTTCCTGCCGATGCAGCCGTTACCACCACTGACAGCGTCCTTGCCGAACGCTTGGCCGGACATGCCGCGACGCAGCCCGGTAAGTCGGGTGTCATGCTCCTCGGCACGGGCCTCGACGCCTTTGCCATGCGCGCCGCCATGGTTCGCAAGTCCGAACGCACCATCGATGCCCAGTACTATATCTGGGAAGACGATCTGTCGGGCTCGATGCTGCTGGCGGAGATCGTCCGCGCCGCCGATCGCGGTGTAAGGGTACGCCTGCTGATAGACGACAATCCCACCGCCGGCCTCGACCCGATGTGGGCTGCGGTGGTCACGCATCCGCGGATCGACGTGCGGATTTTCAATCCGATGACCATTCGCAAGCCGCGCGGCATCAACTACCTGTTCGACTTTCCCCGCCTGAACCGCCGGATGCATAACAAGTCGCTGACTGTCGACGACGCGATCACGGTGGTCGGCGGGCGCAATGTCGGCGACGTCTATTTCGGTGCGGCAAGCGAACGGCTGTTCATCGACCTAGACGCCTTCGCCATCGGTTCGGTGGTCCCGCAGGTCGCGGCCGAATTCCAGCGTTACTGGGCCAGCGAAGCCTCCTACCCCGCGGAACTGATCCTTGACGGGGTCGAGGACCGCATGATCGAAAACTGGCGCAATCCCCGGCACGCGGACAGCGACCTGGCAAGCGCCTATGCCGCCGCTGCTACGGATGCCTTCGCCAGCCTGGAGCGCACGATGCGCGATGGCGGCTTTACATGGGCGGAAATCGAGCTGCTGGCCGATGATCCGCGCAAGGCAGCAGGCCCCATTCCCGAAGAGGACCTGCTTGCAGCGCATCTCGCGCCGATTATCGCGGATGCGCAGACACGGTTCGACTTGCTTTCGGGCTACTTCGTGCCTGCCGAGCGCGGCACCGATATGCTGGCGGACCTTGCCCGGAGGGGAGTAGAGACGCGGATCGTCACCAACAGCATCGGCGTAACCGACGTGCCGATCGTGAATGCGGGATATATCCCGAACAGGAAGCCGCTGGTCGATGCCGGGGTCGAACTCTACGAAGCGCGGCCTCATGGCGATGACGCTCGGCTCGAAATGAAGGCGCTGGGCACGTCACGCTTCAGCGGCGGCGGGGAGAGCCTGCACGCCAAGACCTTCGCCATCGACGGCAAGCGCCTGTTCGTCGGCTCCTTCAATTTCGATCCGCGCAGTGCCCTGCTCAATTGCGAGATGGGCTTCGTGATCGACGCTCCGGAACTGGCGTCGGAAATGGTGGCGCGGCTCGACCAGCGCCTTCCCGCCAACGCTTATCGCGTCAGCGCGGACGAGGACGGCGGGCTGACCTGGACCGTATCCGACAGGGATCCGCCAAAGGTCCACACGACCGAACCCGGTACCAGCGCATTCAGCCGCTTCGTCGTCCGGGGGCTGTCGAAGCTCCCGATCGCCTGGCTCCTCTAG